A window of Nocardioidaceae bacterium genomic DNA:
GTGCCGTACGCCGAGGCCGGCGCGCTGACGACCACGCCCTCGGCGTCGAGGACGACCGGCGCGGATCGAAGCACCTCGAGCACGGACCCGACGCCCTCCTCGCGGGCGTGGTCGGTCGCCTGGCGCGTCCGGTCCTCCGCGTCGGGGTCCGGGCGGCGTCCGCCCGTCACGAGCACCGTGACGAGGGCGCCCAGCAGTGCGCCGGCGACGAGACCGGCGAGGAGCAGGGCGAGGGACGTGGTCACGTGACCGCAGCGTACGCAGATCCGACGACCCCCTGCGCGCCGAGGCCGGGGCACCGAGGCGTGTTCACCACGCGTTCACGCAGGCGACAGGTGCCGGTGCGCCCTCACCGTATGCTCGGCACCATGCGCGACATCTTCCACGATCAGCTCGATTCCGTCACCGACGGCCTGGTGACGATGGCCGAACTCGTCCGCAAGGCGGTCGACCAGGGCACCCGAGCCCTCCTCGACGGCGACGCCACGATCGCCGAGGAGGTCATCTCCGGCGACGCGGCCGTCGACCAGTGGCGCGAGCAGATCGAGCAGACGTGCTTCGAGCTGATGAGCCTGCAGCAGCCCGTCGCCACCGACCTGCGTACGCTCGTCGCCGCGCTCCGCATGGTCGCCGAGCTGGAGCGCATGGGAGATCTCGCCGTGCACCTGGCGAAGATCGCCCGGCTGCGGGTGCCGGAGTCGGCGGTGCCCGAGGACCTCGTGCCCGTCGTCGAGCGCATGGGCACCATCGCGGAGCTGATGGTCGCGCGCGTCGGGATCGTCATC
This region includes:
- the phoU gene encoding phosphate signaling complex protein PhoU, with translation MRDIFHDQLDSVTDGLVTMAELVRKAVDQGTRALLDGDATIAEEVISGDAAVDQWREQIEQTCFELMSLQQPVATDLRTLVAALRMVAELERMGDLAVHLAKIARLRVPESAVPEDLVPVVERMGTIAELMVARVGIVIERRDVEAARDLIEIDEEMDKLRRRTFREVLDSSWDHGVEPAIDIALLGRYYERIADHATSIARRVIFLVTGEQTPRGELVPEGLSG